Proteins encoded by one window of Cannabis sativa cultivar Pink pepper isolate KNU-18-1 chromosome 4, ASM2916894v1, whole genome shotgun sequence:
- the LOC115713117 gene encoding glycosyl hydrolase 5 family protein, which yields MKTVSSSYPHHLSLNILSFITLIIFLVSQPAPVTGLPLTTNSRWIVEEMSGKRVKLSCVNWVSHLELVLAEGLNKQPIEAIVGRISSMGFNCVRLTWPVYLATNNSLASLTVRQSFQRYGLYEAIAGIEANNPSIIDIPLIKAYQGVVSELGKGKVMVILDNHVSKPSWCCNNKSDGNGFFGEEYFDPDLWIDGLTRMATLFKGDTNVVGMSLRNELRGPRQNEDDWYKYMQKGAEAVHSANPHVLVIISGLNYDTHLSFLRNRPFELTFSGKLVFEVHWYSFVDSKAWESENANKVCGLVGNNMKRESGFLVKKGFPLFFSEFGVDQRGTNENDNRYLNCALAVAAELDLDWALWTLGGSYYYREGVVGLNEYYAVLNYNFDGIRNATLLHKIISLTYSFQGPGLSRSRPHKVIFHPASGLCIVRKSKLGPLSLGPCSSSVAWHYSRDENILTMRGTPLCLRALEQGKPAQLSKYCKGIDSKWKPISESKLHLSTTTGKNDTVCLDVDSANEVVIINTCHCVSRHSSCDPSRQWFKLVHSTRKPKLFGSFSDSFDYYDSKS from the exons ATGAAGACTGTAAGTTCCTCTTACCCACACCATCTCTCACTTAATATTTTATCTTTCATAACATTAATAATCTTCTTAGTATCCCAACCAGCCCCGGTGACTGGTCTTCCACTGACCACAAATTCAAGATGGATTGTGGAAGAGATGAGCGGGAAGAGAGTGAAACTCTCCTGCGTGAATTGGGTTTCTCATCTAGAGCTTGTACTGGCTGAAGGCCTAAACAAGCAGCCCATAGAAGCCATCGTTGGCCGAATTTCCTCAATGGGGTTTAACTGTGTTCGTCTCACTTGGCCAGTCTACTTGGCCACCAACAACTCACTTGCTTCTCTCACAGTTCGACAGTCTTTTCAAAGATACGGTCTTTATGAAGCTATAGCTGGTATTGAGGCAAATAATCCCTCCATCATCGATATTCCCCTCATCAAAGCCTACCAG GGAGTTGTATCTGAGCTTGGAAAAGGGAAGGTGATGGTGATATTGGACAATCATGTAAGCAAACCCAGTTGGTGTTGTAATAATAAAAGTGACGGGAATGGGTTCTTTGGGGAGGAGTACTTCGACCCAGATTTGTGGATTGATGGGCTTACTCGTATGGCCACATTGTTCAAAGGTGACACTAATGTAGTGGGCATGAGCTTGAGGAACGAGCTGCGTGGTCCCAGGCAGAATGAAGATGATTGGTACAA GTACATGCAAAAAGGAGCCGAGGCAGTTCACTCAGCAAACCCACACGTTCTTGTAATTATTTCGGGTTTAAATTACGACAcccacttgtcattcctacgcAATCGACCATTCGAGCTCACATTCTCTGGGAAACTAGTCTTTGAAGTTCACTGGTATTCATTCGTAGATTCCAAGGCATGGGAAAGTGAAAATGCAAACAAAGTGTGTGGTTTGGTGGGTAATAACATGAAAAGAGAATCTGGATTTCTGGTAAAGAAAGGGTTTCCTTTGTTTTTTAGTGAGTTTGGAGTGGATCAAAGGGGGACCAATGAGAATGACAACAGGTACTTGAATTGCGCCTTAGCTGTAGCAGCTGAATTGGACTTGGATTGGGCTTTGTGGACTTTGGGAGGTAGTTACTACTATAGAGAAGGTGTTGTTGGATTAAATGAGTATTATGCTGTCTTAAACTATAATTTCGATGGAATCAGAAATGCAACTCTTTTACACAAAATTATTTCTCTCACATACTCATTTCAAG GACCAGGTTTATCAAGAAGTAGACCACACAAAGTGATTTTCCACCCAGCAAGTGGACTTTGTATTGTAAGAAAATCCAAATTGGGTCCATTGAGTTTAGGTCCCTGCTCTAGTTCTGTAGCGTGGCATTATTCACGTGATGAGAATATATTGACCATGAGAGGAACACCCTTATGCTTACGAGCACTAGAGCAAGGAAAACCAGCACAGCTTAGCAAATATTGTAAAGGCATTGACTCCAAATGGAAGCCCATTTCGGAATCTAAGTTGCACCTCTCTACTACAACTGGCAAAAACGACACCGTTTGCCTTGATGTTGACTCTGCAAATGAAGTTGTGATCATAAACACTTGTCATTGCGTGAGTAGACATAGTTCGTGTGACCCGTCTAGGCAATGGTTCAAACTTGTTCACAGCACAAGAAAACCAAAGTTGTTTGGATCTTTTTCTGATAGTTTTGATTATTATGACTCAAAATCGTGA
- the LOC133036756 gene encoding uncharacterized protein LOC133036756: MAPELKLPISSHFTGRLTYRGTDRFRYIKAKFTEMDLVETVKASPFGHFWEAGELTFSGALVHSLLLRKMKVDTEKEDEVWFHVGRNDMRFGRIEFGLITGLPMGSAPTDEEIHAKSNDHLVRTYFEGKSSVQLDSLMLQLERCEDKDDAYKLGLIAFIEGVLVSKEGNVQVWPEMLKFVNDLEFFFKYPWGERAFRKLMETLGKNMQHYKDNVDKKKGKKIAQEAKYTVSGYVPAFQYWAYEAIEKLGKKYAHCNGTKFPRMLSWKTPEGQRKQDVKATDIALLFNSRLVVKKCLFPRPSEEAYFKSINEGKAPLCFEMDVEQTVDVDGTQESVFETQAKTINEAVTKANLVPPPPAPEVHEPSTSAGPSAPTSTTVDTDLVKRLDSIEARLEKLESQQEAVMLAQTGLVNSHLSMRRSFTDSQKDLKETLLAKMDELMAMVKGAATPGEPTPAPQNEEEQASDNEDIFPKDWEADDNEAPSTPLEAIITAIGDTQSQDEVLLLPAPPENVPFVRKRKPPKYLNDYTAEKKKRRVLPENVDPERPADRRLLRTFKRWLIGDIPNARPRNVHTGVGDVKFFTILFLRSEWLHDDHIDAISHLMRRRRHHFPELYPQPGVILDTTLPQFLIGIWSRTAQ; encoded by the exons ATGGCACCTGAACTTAAACTTCCAATTTCCTCTCATTTCACGGGACGTCTTACCTATCGGGGTACAGATAGGTTCAGATATATCAAGGCCAAGTTTACTGAGATGGATTTGGTTGAGACAGTGAAGGCTAGTCCTTTCGGACACTTTTGGGAAGCTGGAGAGTTGACTTTCTCCGGCGCGTTGGTCCACAGCCTCCTCTTAAGAAAaatgaaagtggacacagaaaagGAGGATGAGGTTTGGTTTCATGTAGGGAGAAATGACATGAGATTCGGACGGATAGAGTTTGGACTCATTACTGGCTTACCTATGGGTAGTGCCCCTACAGACGAGGAAATACACGCCAAGTCCAACGACCATCTAGTTCGGACTTATTTTGAAGGGAAGAGTTCTGTTCAGTTGGACTCCCTTATGCTCCAACTTGAGAGGTGCGAAGATAAAGATGATGCCTACAAGCTTGGACTGATCGCTTTCATTGAAGGTGTATTAGTATCAAAGGAGGGCAATGTCCAAGTTTGGCCTGAGATGTTGAAGTTTGTTAACGATCTCGAATTCTTCTTTAAGTATCCGTGGGGCGAGCGCGCTTTCCGTAAGCTGATGGAGACATTAGGAAAGAATATGCAACATTACAAGGATAATGTTGACAAGAAGAAGGGGAAGAAGATTGCTCAGGAGGCAAAGTACACTGTTAGTGGCTATGTGCCTGCCTTTCAGTACTGGGCATACGAAGCAATTGAGAAGTTGGGGAAGAAGTATGCCCACTGCAACGGGACCAAGTTCCCCAGAATGTTGAGCTGGAAAACACCGGAGGGCCAgcggaaacaagatgtgaaggCAACCGACATTGCACTGTTATTCAACAGTCGG TTGGTGGTGAAGAAGTGCTTGTTTCCCCGGCCCAGTGAAGAGGCATACTTTAAGAGTATTAATGAGGGTAAAGCCCCTCTTTGCTTTGAGATGGACGTAGAACAAACGGTAGACGTTGATGGTACACAGGAGTCCGTGTTTGAAACTCAAGCGAAGACCATCAACGAGGCCGtcacaaaggcaaatttagtTCCACCACCACCGGCACCTGAAGTACACGAGCCATCTACTTCAGCAGGTCCTTCTGCTCCAACCAGTACAACTGTGGACACTGACCTTGTAAAGAGGTTGGATAGTATTGAGGCCCGGCTGGAGAAGCTTGAGTCCCAGCAGGAAGCCGTCATGTTGGCACAGACGGGGTTAGTAAATAGCCATCTCAGCATGAGGCGGTCCTTCACAGATAGTCAGAAAGATCTGAAGGAGACTCTACTGGCTAAGATGGACGAGTTGATGGCTATGGTAAAAGGAGCGGCCACACCTGGAGAGCCCACACCTGCACCGCAAAATGAGGAAGAACAGGCGAGTGATAACGAAGATATCTTCCCAAAAGATTGGGAAGCAGATGATAACGAGGCACCGTCAACTCCATTGGAAGCAATTATCACGGCCATTGGGGATACACAATCACAGGACGAAGTCCTACTTCTACCTGCACCCCCAGAAAATGTGCCATTTGTGAGGAAGAGGAAGCCGCCAAAGTACTTGAACGACTACACTGCGGAAAAGAAAAAGAGGCGAGTTCTTCCGGAGAACGTAGACCCGGAGAGACCAGCAGACCGTAGATTGCTTCGTACGTTCAAGAGGTGGTTGATTGGAGACATTCCCAATGCTCGACCTAGGAATGTGCACACCGGTGTTGGCGATGTGAAGTTcttcacaattttatttcttagGTCGGAGTGGCTTCACGATGAT CACATAGATGCCATATCACACTTGATGAGGAGGAGACGCCATCATTTTCCAGAGTTGTACCCTCAGCCAGGTGTGATTTTGGACACAACACTTCCACAATTCCTCATAGGCATTTGGAGTCGCACGGCCCAGTGA